The Gordonia sp. KTR9 genome contains a region encoding:
- a CDS encoding FtsW/RodA/SpoVE family cell cycle protein: protein MTQAAAPAPHAPPRPPATSTGRNTELLLLGFAIGLVTVALLIVQAAQGQNLTWDILKYVAAYTALFGVAHLVVRRYAPHADPIMLPVVAVLNGLGLVLIHRLDLGTGNTGESVNATEATRNADQQLLWAVLGIVAFSAVLILIRDHRTLSRYAYTLGLGGLVFLIIPAILPSAFSEINGSKNWIITPFFSIQPSEFSKILIIIFAAAVLVSKRDLFITAGPHVLGVDLPRARDLGPLLAAWAIAIAVMVVQKDLGTSLLIFATILTMLYVATSRVEWLVLGIGLFAIGAVFAWSIFSHLQTRVSVWLNPFEDFDGSGYQIGQSLFGLATGGLFGTGLGSGRPNIVPFANTDFIISTIGEELGLAGLTAILLLYMIFIHRGLRTGIAVRDSFGKLLATGLAFTIAMQIFVVVGGVTKLIPLTGLTTPFLSYGGSSLLANYILVALLIRISNAAREPDPGKKRPPAKPVEALPTQVVKRR from the coding sequence ATGACTCAAGCCGCCGCGCCCGCACCGCACGCCCCGCCACGCCCACCCGCCACGAGTACCGGCCGCAACACCGAACTGTTGCTGCTGGGATTCGCCATCGGTCTGGTGACGGTGGCGTTGCTCATCGTCCAGGCCGCCCAGGGTCAGAACCTGACCTGGGACATCCTCAAGTACGTGGCCGCCTACACGGCGCTGTTCGGCGTCGCCCATCTCGTGGTCCGCCGCTACGCACCTCATGCCGATCCGATCATGCTGCCCGTCGTCGCGGTCCTGAACGGGCTGGGGCTGGTGCTGATCCACCGGCTCGACCTCGGCACGGGGAACACCGGGGAGTCGGTGAACGCCACCGAGGCGACCCGCAACGCCGACCAGCAGTTGCTGTGGGCGGTGCTGGGCATCGTGGCGTTCTCCGCGGTCCTCATCCTGATCCGCGATCACCGCACGCTCTCGCGCTACGCCTACACCCTCGGCCTCGGCGGTCTGGTGTTCCTGATCATCCCGGCGATCCTGCCCAGCGCGTTCTCGGAGATCAACGGCTCGAAGAACTGGATCATCACGCCGTTCTTCTCGATCCAGCCCAGCGAGTTCTCCAAGATCCTGATCATCATCTTCGCCGCGGCTGTGCTGGTGTCGAAGCGCGATCTGTTCATCACCGCGGGTCCGCACGTGCTCGGCGTCGACCTCCCGCGCGCCCGGGACCTCGGCCCGCTCCTGGCCGCCTGGGCGATCGCCATCGCGGTGATGGTGGTCCAGAAGGACCTGGGTACGTCCCTGCTGATCTTCGCGACCATCCTGACGATGCTCTACGTGGCGACCTCACGCGTCGAGTGGCTGGTGCTGGGTATCGGGTTGTTCGCGATCGGCGCGGTGTTCGCGTGGTCGATCTTCTCGCACCTGCAGACACGGGTTTCGGTGTGGCTGAACCCCTTCGAGGACTTCGACGGCTCGGGATACCAGATCGGACAGAGCCTGTTCGGCCTGGCCACCGGCGGATTGTTCGGCACCGGACTCGGTTCGGGCCGACCCAACATCGTGCCGTTCGCCAACACCGACTTCATCATCTCGACCATCGGTGAGGAACTCGGCCTGGCCGGGCTCACCGCGATCCTGCTGCTGTACATGATCTTCATCCACCGCGGACTGCGGACCGGCATCGCCGTGCGCGACAGCTTCGGCAAACTTCTCGCGACCGGACTCGCGTTCACCATCGCGATGCAGATCTTCGTCGTCGTCGGCGGCGTCACCAAGCTGATCCCGCTGACCGGTCTCACGACGCCCTTCCTCTCCTACGGCGGGTCGTCGCTGCTGGCCAACTACATCCTGGTCGCGTTGCTCATCCGGATCTCGAACGCCGCGCGCGAACCCGATCCCGGGAAGAAGCGCCCCCCGGCGAAGCCCGTCGAGGCACTGCCGACGCAGGTGGTGAAGCGCCGATGA
- a CDS encoding PP2C family protein-serine/threonine phosphatase, whose product MTLVLRYIARSDRGLVRSNNEDSFYAGPRLLALADGMGGHAAGEVASQLVIRALSSLDDDEPGGDLLAQLDGATRVGNEAIAAQVQESPELDGMGTTLTAILFAGSRIGLCHIGDSRGYMFRDGVLTQITRDDTFVQTLVDEGRITAEQAHTHPQRSLIMRALTGTEVEPTLTMREARAGDRYMLCSDGLSDVVTEETLAETLGSIADPKECADRLIELALRGGGPDNVTVVLADVVDTEYGDSRPIVGGAAGGNEEIYTPDPATAAGRAAALRPPPSEPQRPTVLTEAEPATKPKSKYRRWIVAGVALAVVAALVVGIFVVRAVVRSNYYVAADDNGDVLVYQGSPEKVFFLSMSNPVQRVCVEDLDQAEPTYTFISYDGGACEFPLNVDDLVSGPAQSVKNVMIRDKSEQQIQGVVTDELTFRCDNAPSSTSPTPTPPPPAPSESTPRTDPSAPAPRATAAPAPGIPQQGATESVAPPTGNAGPSDTPAPDQDAGTSCRQQVR is encoded by the coding sequence GTGACCCTTGTGTTGCGCTACATCGCGCGCAGCGACCGGGGTCTCGTTCGGTCCAACAACGAGGATTCGTTCTACGCGGGTCCCCGCCTGCTCGCGCTTGCCGACGGCATGGGCGGGCACGCGGCGGGTGAGGTCGCCAGTCAGCTGGTCATCCGCGCACTCAGCTCACTCGACGACGACGAGCCGGGCGGCGACCTGCTCGCCCAGCTCGACGGCGCGACCCGCGTCGGCAACGAGGCCATCGCCGCGCAGGTGCAGGAATCACCCGAACTCGACGGCATGGGCACCACGCTGACCGCGATCCTCTTCGCCGGCAGCCGAATCGGTCTGTGTCACATCGGCGACTCCCGCGGCTACATGTTCCGCGACGGCGTCCTGACCCAGATCACCCGCGACGACACCTTCGTCCAGACCCTCGTCGACGAAGGTCGTATCACCGCCGAACAGGCGCACACCCACCCGCAGCGTTCGCTGATCATGCGCGCGCTGACCGGCACCGAGGTCGAACCGACCCTGACGATGCGTGAGGCGCGCGCCGGCGACCGGTACATGCTCTGCAGCGACGGCCTGTCCGACGTCGTGACCGAGGAGACCCTCGCCGAGACCCTGGGTTCCATTGCCGACCCCAAGGAATGCGCCGACCGTCTCATCGAGCTCGCATTGCGCGGCGGCGGCCCCGACAACGTGACCGTCGTCCTCGCCGATGTCGTCGACACCGAGTACGGCGACTCGCGCCCGATCGTCGGCGGCGCCGCCGGCGGCAACGAGGAGATCTACACGCCCGATCCGGCGACTGCCGCGGGACGGGCCGCGGCGCTGCGTCCGCCGCCCTCCGAGCCGCAGCGCCCGACGGTACTGACCGAGGCAGAGCCCGCGACCAAGCCCAAGAGCAAGTACCGCCGCTGGATCGTCGCCGGTGTCGCGCTGGCCGTGGTGGCCGCGCTCGTCGTGGGCATCTTCGTCGTCCGCGCGGTCGTGCGCAGCAACTACTACGTGGCCGCCGACGACAACGGCGATGTCCTCGTTTATCAGGGTTCGCCGGAGAAGGTGTTCTTCCTGTCGATGAGCAATCCCGTCCAGCGCGTCTGTGTCGAGGACCTCGACCAGGCCGAACCGACGTACACGTTCATCTCCTACGACGGCGGCGCCTGCGAGTTCCCGCTCAACGTCGACGATCTGGTGTCGGGGCCCGCGCAGTCGGTCAAGAACGTGATGATCCGGGACAAGAGCGAGCAGCAGATCCAGGGCGTCGTGACCGACGAGCTCACGTTCCGCTGCGACAACGCCCCCTCGTCGACGTCACCCACACCGACTCCCCCGCCACCGGCGCCGTCGGAGTCGACCCCGAGAACCGACCCGTCCGCACCCGCGCCCCGCGCCACCGCCGCGCCCGCACCGGGCATCCCGCAGCAGGGTGCGACCGAGTCGGTCGCACCGCCCACCGGCAACGCCGGACCTTCCGACACGCCCGCACCTGACCAGGACGCCGGCACGAGCTGCCGGCAGCAGGTGAGATGA
- a CDS encoding FHA domain-containing protein FhaB/FipA, with amino-acid sequence MQGLVLQLTRIGFLLLLWLFVFAVIRTLRADIATAGGLRIPRYSGGSEKRRRSGGVRGSARYLVVTHGALANTRISLGQQPVLLGRADDSTLVLTDDYASERHARLSRRGDDWYVEDLGSTNGTYLDRSKVTTAVKVPLNTPIRIGKTVIELRP; translated from the coding sequence ATGCAGGGCTTGGTGCTGCAGCTGACCCGCATCGGTTTCCTGTTGTTGCTCTGGTTGTTCGTCTTCGCCGTGATCCGCACGCTGCGCGCCGACATCGCGACTGCCGGTGGCCTGCGCATTCCCCGGTACTCGGGCGGTTCGGAGAAGCGACGCCGCAGCGGCGGCGTGCGCGGGTCGGCCCGCTATCTCGTCGTCACCCACGGCGCGCTGGCGAACACGCGGATCAGCCTCGGCCAGCAGCCGGTCCTGCTCGGCCGCGCCGACGATTCGACACTCGTGCTGACCGACGACTACGCCTCGGAACGACATGCGCGACTCTCCCGGCGCGGCGACGACTGGTACGTCGAAGACCTCGGCTCCACCAACGGCACCTACCTGGACCGTTCCAAGGTGACGACCGCGGTCAAGGTCCCGCTGAACACGCCGATCCGCATCGGCAAGACCGTGATCGAGTTGCGCCCGTGA